The Etheostoma cragini isolate CJK2018 chromosome 15, CSU_Ecrag_1.0, whole genome shotgun sequence genome window below encodes:
- the ddx47 gene encoding probable ATP-dependent RNA helicase DDX47, with amino-acid sequence MLELVTASAHCGAQLKTRWGENMADDVVDSVKPNTDETLEGSSIDCDNSQLNSGENEEAVKTFKDLGVTEVLCEACDQLGWKSPTKIQVEAVPVALQGRDVIGLAETGSGKTGAFALPILQSLLASPQRLHTLILTPTRELAFQISEQFEALGSSIGIKCAVIVGGIDMMSQSLVLAKKPHIVIATPGRLIDHMENTKGFSLRALKFLVMDEADRILNMDFETEVDKILKVIPRERRTFLFSATMTKKVQKLQRAALKDPVMCAVSTKYSTVDKLQQYYVFIPSKYKDCYLVSILNELAGNSFIIFCSTCNNAQRVALLLRNLGITAIPLHGQMSQNKRLGSLNKFKSKSRSVLLATDVASRGLDIPHVDCVINYDIPTHSKDYIHRVGRTARAGRSGKSITFVTQYDVELFQRIESLIGKKLPAYPTQEEEVMMLVERVSEAQRFARLEMKEQGEKRKRPRGGNGDEDDTEQASGVRKKVRGGAGGGRGGGGGGGGGRGGGGGMKKRGAAAWRGGR; translated from the exons ATGCTCGAACTCGTTACCGCATCTGCGCATTGCGGAGCTCAGCTGAAGACACGTTGGGGCGAAAACATGGCGGACGACGTTGTGGACAGCGTGAAGCCAAACACAGATGAAACACTCGAAGGTTCGAGCATTGACTGTGATAACAGTCAATTAAATAGCGGCGAAAACGAGGAGGCAGTGAAGACCTTTAAGGATTTG GGTGTTACTGAGGTTCTCTGTGAGGCTTGTGATCAGCTGGGATGGAAGAGTCCGACAAAGATTCAGGTAGAAGCGGTTCCAGTAGCCCTGCAAG GGAGGGATGTGATTGGCCTGGCAGAGACGGGTTCAGGAAAGACGGGCGCCTTTGCTCTGCCCATCCTGCAGTCGCTGCTGGCCTCGCCCCAGAGACTCCACACCCTCATCCTCACCCCTACCAGGGAGCTGGCCTTTCAGATCTCGGAGCAGTTTGAGGCCCTGGGCTCCAGCATTGGCATTAAGTGTG CTGTCATAGTTGGAGGAATCGACATGATGTCCCAGTCCTTGGTGTTGGCTAAAAAACCACACATTGTTATCG CCACACCTGGCCGTCTGATAGACCACATGGAGAACACAAAGGGCTTCTCCCTACGAGCCCTGAAGTTCCTGGTCATGGACGAAGCCGACCGAATCCTCAACATGGACTTTGAGACGGAG GTGGATAAAATCTTGAAGGTGATTCCCAGAGAGAGGCGCACCTTCTTGTTCTCGGCAACCATGACCAAAAAG GTCCAAAAACTACAGAGAGCTGCTCTGAAAGATCCTGTCATGTGCGCGGTGTCCACCAAATACTCAACAGTAGACAAACTACAGCAGTACTATGTCTTCATACCATCCAAGTACAAG GACTGTTACCTGGTGTCCATCCTCAATGAGCTGGCCGGCAACTCGTTTATTATCTTCTGCAGCACATGTAACAATGCCCAACGGGTGGCGCTGTTGCTAAGGAACCTTGGCATCACTGCTATCCCTCTTCATGGCCAGATGAGTCAG AACAAGCGCCTCGGATCGCTGAACAAGTTCAAGTCCAAGTCTCGATCGGTGTTGCTGGCGACCGACGTGGCGTCCAGAGGACTGGACATTCCTCACGTCGACTGCGTCATCAACTACGACATCCCCACTCACTCCAAG GACTACATCCACAGAGTCGGACGGACAGCCAGAGCAGGGCGCTCTGGGAAATCCATCACTTTTGTCACTCA ATATGATGTGGAGCTCTTCCAGCGAATCGAAAGCCTGATTGGGAAGAAACTCCCTGCCTACCCAACCCAGGAAGAGGAAGTGATGATGTTGGTGGAGAGGGTGAGCGAGGCCCAGAGATTTGCCAGGCTG GAAATGAAGGAGCAAggtgagaaaaggaaaaggccCAGAGGGGGAAATGGAGACGAGGATGACACAGAACAAGCAAGCGGAGTGAGGAAGAAAGtgagaggaggagcaggaggaggaagaggaggcgggggaggaggaggaggaggaagaggaggaggaggagggatgaAGAAGAGGGGTGCAGCTGCCTGGAGGGGAGGACGCTGA
- the LOC117957839 gene encoding pleckstrin homology domain-containing family F member 2-like: MDMLTFERENRERIQAVENSFGPAGTPLCIPCRVLMGQGRLMKQGRRKPEPKDFFLFNDVLVYGSVVLNGRWHRKQRIVSLEDIQLEDLEDGVGMKNQWLIRTPRKSFYVSAPTIEEKRAWMEHIQNCQSNLLQDGSSQSGATFAVTWIPDKAAYKCMRCLNKFTRTNRRHHCRKCGFLVCKACSKHRAVIDHIHPRKRLRVCSLCYIRNEKDEKPLVREDSWTTVNSSSEEDNEAASNEEKEDKETNPSYASSSWLDTRMGTYVYPRPMRERP, translated from the exons ATGGACATGTTAACGTTTGAGAGGGAGAACCGGGAGCGTATCCAGGCAGTGGAGAATTCCTTTGGTCCGGCAGGGACGCCCCTATGCATCCCATGTCGGGTTTTGATGGGACAGGGCCGTCTGATGAAACAGGGGCGTCGGAAGCCCGAGCCTAAGGATTTCTTCCTCTTCAACGACGTGCTGGTGTACGGCAGCGTCGTCCTCAACGGCCGCTGGCACAGAAAGCAGAGAATCGTCTCTCTAG AGGACATCCAGTTAGAAGACCTGGAGGATGGTGTGGGAATGAAAAACCAATGGCTGATACGTACACCACGCAAGTCCTTTTATGTGTCCGCCCCTACAATCGAGGAGAAGCGTGCCTGGATGGAACACATCCAGAACTGCCAGTCAAACCTGCTGCAGGACGgcagcagccaatcaggtgCCACCTTTGCTGTTACCTGGATCCCTGACAAGGCTGCCTATAAATGCATGCGCTGCTTAAATAAGTTCACTAGGACCAATCGTCGACATCACTGCCGAAAATGTGGTTTTTTGGTCTGCAAAGCATGCTCCAAGCATCGAGCCGTCATAGACCACATTCACCCCAGAAAGAGGCTGAGGGTCTGCAGTCTCTGCTACATTAGGAATGAGAAAGATGAGAAGCCTCTCGTGAGGGAAGACAGCTGGACAACTGTTAACAGTAGCTCAGAGGAGGACAATGAGGCAGCATCCAACGAAGAGAAGGAGGACAAGGAGACAAATCCAAGCTACGCTTCTAGTAGCTGGCTGGACACCCGGATGGGCACCTACGTTTACCCAAGGCCAATGCGTGAGCGGCCCTAG
- the LOC117957831 gene encoding WW domain-binding protein 11, with product MGRRSTSSTKSGKFMNPTDQARKEARKRELKKNKKQRMMVRAAVLKMKDPRQIIKDMEKLDEMEFNPVQQPLLNEKVLRDKRKKLRETFERIVRLYERENPDTYKELRKLELDYETKRGQLALYFDSVKNAESVEVDSIPLPDMPHAPSNIHIQDIPLPGAQPPSILKKNTIFGKGPLLASSGPVLPTVPAVPRLPPGKKPPGPPPGPPPPQVLALYGIPARRAYSMDTEPSVPGLEKESAMKFGRDRDSGSESDRDRDDLDDDESDSEEDSEEERDEGGDGDQRMSVDRQDDEREREEERDRNERNAGRSVRFADMPPDAPRDGKRKKKRVVKKTKAITPLQAMMLRMAGQSIPEDEGEEEVEEEYTDESDSSDIEDRGPPGENQPHLIANQRLPPPTGPGGQQGPPHLQGPPMTGPPPLGPPPAPPMRPPSPPSGPPPGPPPGAPPFLRPPGMPGGMRGPMPRLLPPGPPPGRPPGPPPGPPPGLPPGPPPRGPPPRLPPPAPPGIPPPPPRAGGPPRPLAPPLSLFPPPLNSNVLSAPPNIVQRQKGSGPNQDGPQSNMPPPAMPMSMRQGVMQMPPPPGTAAASLGGNPPGHHHTATIEKRPNITSAAAAGGGLASGAGSGGATISAKPQIINPKTEVTRFVPTALRVRRDKGGAMPGAAPGPMEKGRGGVGGRRGDEGMGGGQVQKQQSAASTMGLLHQTQMGAVSQPNMKTKDQMYEAFMREMEGLL from the exons ATGGGGCGACGTTCAACCTCCTCCACCAAGAGTGGGAAGTTTATGAACCCCACCGACCAGGCCA GAAAGGAGGCCAGGAAAAGAGAGTTGAAAAAG AACAAGAAGCAGAGAATGATGGTGAGAGCAGCGGTGCTCAAGATGAAGGATCCCAGGCAGATCATCAAGGACATGGAGAAGCTGGATGAGATGG AGTTCAACCCAGTTCAGCAGCCCTTGTTGAACGAGAAAGTGTTAAGGGACAAGAGAAAGAAGCTACGCGAGACATTCGAGCGCATTGTCCGTCTGTACGAGAGAGAGAATCCCGACACATACAAGGAGCTACGCAAACTAGAATTGGACTATGAGACCAAACGAGGACAGCTGGCTCTATATTTTGACTCGGTCaag AATGCAGAGTCTGTTGAGGTCGACAGTATCCCTTTACCAGATATGCCTCACGCCCCCTCCAACATCCACATCCAGGACATCCCCCTCCCAGGAGCTCAGCCTCCCTCCATCCTGAAGAAGAACACCATTTTTGG TAAGGGACCTCTTTTGGCATCTTCTGGACCAGTTTTACCAACAGTGCCAGCTGTGCCACGTTTACCTCCAGGGAAGAAGCCCCCTGGCCCCCCACCTGGGCCCCCCCCTCCACAGGTCCTGGCACTGTATGGCATTCCTGCTCGTCGAGCTTACAGCATGGACACAG AGCCTTCCGTTCCTGGTTTAGAAAAGGAGTCTGCGATGAAGTTCGGAAGAGATCGAGATAGCGGCAGTGAGAGCGACAGAGATCGGGATGATCTGGACGATGACGAAAGCGACTCTGAGGAGGACAGCgaagaagaaagagatgaaGGGGGAGACGGGGACCAGAGAATGAGTGTGGACAGGCAGGATGatgagagggaaagggaggaggagagagaccgaaatgaaagaaatgctg GTCGCAGCGTACGTTTTGCGGACATGCCTCCAGATGCACCCCGTGAcggaaagaggaagaaaaagagggtGGTGAAGAAGACCAAGGCCATTACCCCGCTGCAGGCCATGATGTTAAGGATGGCAG GTCAGTCCATTCCTGAAGACGAGGGAGAAGAAGAGGTAGAGGAGGAATACACAGATGAATCAGACAGCTCAGACATCGAGGACAGGGGACCACCAGGGGAAAACCAGCCCCACCTGATTGCTAATCAGCGTCTACCCCCTCCTACTGGGCCAGGGGGACAGCAAGGGCCTCCACACTTGCAAGGTCCACCGATGACTGGGCCCCCACCACTGGGTCCTCCCCCTGCGCCTCCCATGAGACCTCCTAGCCCACCCTCTGGTCCGCCTCCTGGCCCACCACCAG GTGCTCCTCCGTTCCTGAGGCCTCCTGGTATGCCTGGAGGCATGAGGGGTCCAATGCCTCGTCTTCTGCCCCCTGGACCTCCGCCAGGTCGGCCCCCAGGCCCCCCACCAGGCCCCCCTCCTGGCCTCCCGCCAGGCCCCCCACCACGAGGACCGCCTCCCAGACTTCCCCCCCCGGCaccaccag GtatcccccctcctcccccaagAGCAGGAGGGCCCCCACGTCCACTTGCCCCACCACTTTCCCTCTTTCCTCCGCCTCTCAACTCCAATGTGCTCAGTGCTCCTCCCAACATAGTCCAGCGACAAAAAGGCTCAGGACCCAACCAGGATGGTCCACAGAGCAACATGCCGCCCCCCGCCATGCCCATGTCCATGCGACAGGGTGTTATGCAGATGCCTCCTCCGCCAGGGACAGCTGCCGCCTCCTTGGGTGGCAACCCTCCCGGCCACCACCACACAGCCACCATCGAAAAGCGACCCAACATCACCTCTGCGGCAGCAGCTGGAGGCGGCCTGGCGTCGGGCGCTGGCTCCGGTGGAGCCACAATCTCTGCCAAGCCTCAGATTATCAATCCAAAGACGGAGGTCACCCGCTTCGTGCCCACAGCACTGAGGGTGCGAAGGGACAAAGGAGGAGCAATGCCCGGGGCAGCACCTGGGCCAATGGAGAAGGGACGGGGTGGTGTtggaggaaggaggggagaTGAAGGCATGGGAGGTGGACAGGTGCAGAAACAGCAGTCAGCAGCTTCCACGATGGGTTTGCTCCACCAAACGCAGATGGGTGCTGTGTCTCAGCCCAACATGAAGACTAAGGACCAGATGTATGAAGCCTTTATGAGGGAGATGGAAGGGCTCCTCTGA